In Arachis hypogaea cultivar Tifrunner chromosome 17, arahy.Tifrunner.gnm2.J5K5, whole genome shotgun sequence, a single window of DNA contains:
- the LOC114924126 gene encoding uncharacterized protein, which yields MLYATRFMVSVRQIPNFVPLSTLPPSWTSLHFHSEPPSLAEVDDAVDSFTRMLTMRRTPPIIQFNKILGSLAKTKHFHAAVSLFQQLQARGIAPDFFTLNILINCCCGMGRMTLAFSVLAKIFRMGFQSNTITFTTILKGLCLCGNVEKAMHFHDIVRDHGFQLNEVTYGTLVNGLCKAGHTAAAIQVLKKIPQYGIVPNVVMYSAIIDSLCKDTLVSEAFHLYSEMLAMGISPNVITYRTLIYGLCLVGQFKAAIHILNHMMLKNITPGVRTYSILIDGLCKEGKIKDANNVLAVMTKHGVKPDVVTYNSLMDGYCLVKQHL from the exons ATGTTGTATGCAACAAGGTTTATGGTTTCTGTTCGTCAAATCCCTAATTTTGTTCCACTCTCCACTCTTCCTCCTTCCTGGACAAGCCTTCACTTTCATTCTGAGCCTCCATCCCTTGCTGAAGTTGACGATGCTGTTGATTCCTTTACTCGCATGCTCACTATGCGTCGTACTCCTCCCATCATCCAATTTAACAAGATTTTGGGATCCCTTGCCAAGACGAAGCATTTCCACGCCGCCGTTTCCCTTTTTCAGCAATTGCAAGCCAGGGGAATCGCTCCCGACTTTTTTACTTTAAACATCTTAATCAATTGTTGTTGCGGCATGGGTCGTATGACGCTTGCTTTCTCTGTATTGGCCAAGATTTTCAGGATGGGTTTTCAGTCTAATACCATAACGTTCACAACAATCCTGAAAGGTCTCTGTCTCTGTGGTAATGTTGAAAAAGCAATGCACTTCCATGATATAGTGCGGGATCATGGATTTCAGCTTAATGAAGTCACCTATGGGACCTTGGTTAATGGACTTTGTAAGGCCGGACACACAGCAGCTGCTATTCAAGTGTTGAAAAAGATCCCACAGTATGGGATTGTTCCTAATGTTGTCATGTACAGCGCAATTATTGATAGCCTCTGCAAGGATACACTtgtaagtgaggcttttcatttaTACTCTGAAATGCTTGCTATGGGAATTTCTCCCAATGTTATCACTTACAGGACTCTGATTTATGGATTGTGCCTCGTGGGTCAATTTAAGGCAGCCATTCATATACTAAATCATATGATGCTCAAAAACATTACTCCAGGTGTTCGGACCTATAGTATTTTGATCGATGGGCTATGCAAGGAAGGAAAGATCAAAGATGCTAACAACGTGTTGGCTGTGATGACAAAACATGGTGTGAAACCAGATGTGGTTACTTATAACAGCTTAATGGATGGGTATTGTTTGGTTAAGCAG CACCTCTGA
- the LOC112764059 gene encoding glucan endo-1,3-beta-glucosidase 4, whose translation METLMAKLMVLILFLSMIAPKRVFAEYEQWCIADPQSSDDELQAALNWACGSGGADCSKIQVNQPCYYPNTLKDHASYAFNSYFQKFKHRGGSCFFRGAAITTEADPSHGSCHFDLIP comes from the exons ATGGAAACATTAATGGCCAAGTTAATGGTTCTGATTCTTTTCCTATCCATGATTGCACCAAAAAGGG TGTTTGCTGAATATGAGCAATGGTGCATAGCTGATCCGCAAAGCAGCGACGATGAGTTGCAGGCAGCGCTGAACTGGGCTTGTGGAAGTGGAGGTGCAGATTGTAGCAAAATCCAAGTGAACCAACCATGCTATTATCCAAACACTTTGAAAGACCATGCTTCCTATGCCTTCAACAGCTACTTTCAGAAGTTCAAGCACAGAGGTGGTTCTTGTTTCTTCAGAGGTGCTGCCATTACAACAGAAGCAGATCCTA GTCATGGTTCTTGCCACTTTGACTTGATTCCCTAA
- the LOC112764052 gene encoding histidine kinase 2 isoform X1: MSVNKRISGSNGRLQPSMKSWKVNEPLNGSNSPHRTTWRRKPLLLLIVFGVIIASFGFFLSFKNSEYLMSKEKEAACEESSRILLQRYNISRKQLHALASLLSGSDQIFSNCIDERRLQMLLNSGITCNPQLVCCPENQELQKKHRCFADTVEPIEQCPILEDYVRTRIQLSFPFKKYVLLASHSLLSSNLVDFLFCGKNMLQSWELHVSAIMDYTSSLNLVKEYWWVLVGIIISCNLSGFCLLRIQKQKLVEGHQVSHQKQLRDLSRNPLKSVGTWRKWSLAIFLSLGILFSIWLFCDLYTDFKQTREEMLTNMCDERARMLQDQFNVSMNHVHALAVLVSTFHHGKHPSAMDQTIFGEYTETTAFERPLTSGVAYAKKVLHSDRVEFEKQHGWTIKKMETENEALVQDCIPEKLDPAPIQDEYAPVIFAQETVSHIVSIDMMSGKEDRENILRARATGKGVLTSPFKLLKSNHLGVVLTFAVYNSNVPADATPEQRIEATVGYLGASYDVRSLVDKLLHQLASKQIIVVNVYDTTNASAPITMYGTDVADTGLLRINSLDFGDPLRKHEMHCRFKQRPPLPWKAINYSVGIFLIVLLIGYIYYVAIKRIEKVEDDTQKMEELKVRAEAADVAKSQFLATVSHEIRTPMNGVLGMLQMLMDTELDENQMDYAQTAHKSGKDLISVINEVLDQAKIEAGKLELEAVAFDPHAILEEVLSLFSGKAKEKGIELAVYASNEVPKVVIGDPKRFWQIITNLVGNSLKFTHDKGHVFVSVHLANEVKNPLHGMDAVLREGLKLDHDLSDNTYNTLSGFAVGNRWKSWANFKKLNSMDLMEEPELIQLLVTVEDTGIGIPIDAQSRIFTRFMQADSSTSRTYGGTGIGLSISKCLVELMGGEIGFVSEPGTGSTFTFTATFRKGETTSLDAKWQNFSTFDSQLQGLRALVVDRRKIRAEVTRYYLQRLGMSVDVMSSLKSACSCLTGSCNMRVSKQFAMILIDKDAWDKESSTLYSIKKQKKNGINGDRINFPKVFLLATHLSPNECDELKTNGVIDDILMKPFWLSVLVCSYRESLGIEKRQINRKKVSKLGNLLLQKRILVVDDNAVNRKVAEGVLQKYGATVTCVEGGRAALQMLKPPHNFDACFMDLQMPEMDGFEVTRQIRILENDVNEKIACGEASAEMFGDIFYWHIPILAMTADVTQASNEECKKCGMDGYVSKPFEEEQLYTAMARFFKPSS, translated from the exons atgtCTGTGAATAAAagaatttcaggatcaaatgggaGGTTGCAACCAAGCATGAAGTCATGGAAGGTCAATGAGCCTCTAAATGGGTCTAATTCTCCTCATAGGACAACATGGAGGAGGAAGCCCTTGCTCCTTTTGATTGTTTTTGGTGTTATCATAGCAAGTTTCGGGTTTTTCTTGAGTTTCAAGAATAGTGAGTATTTGATGAGCAAGGAGAAAGAAGCTGCTTGTGAAGAGAGTTCAAGAATCTTGCTACAAAGATACAACATTAGCAGGAAGCAGCTTCATGCTTTGGCTTCCCTATTATCTGGATCAGATCAG ATTTTCTCCAACTGTATTGATGAAAGAAGACTACAAATGCTGTTAAACAGTGGCATAACCTGCAATCCACAGTTAGTTTGTTGTCCAGAGAATCAGGAGTTACAAAAGAAGCATAGATGTTTTGCAGACACTGTAGAACCTATAGAACAATGCCCAATTCTCGAGGATTATGTCCGGACAAGGATTCAATTATCATTTCCATTTAAAAAATACGTATTGTTGGCATCACACTCTCTACTTTCGTCCAATTTGGTTGATTTTCTGTTCTGTGGAAAG AACATGTTGCAGTCATGGGAACTGCATGTCTCTGCAATTATGGACTATACAAGTTCATTAAATTTGGTTAAAGAGTACTGGTGGGTCCTTGTAGGAATTATAATATCATGCAATTTGTCTGGATTCTGTTTACTAAGAATTCAAAAGCAGAAGCTAGTTGAGGGACATCAAGTTAGTCATCAAAAGCAGCTGCGAGATTTATCCCGGAACCCTTTAAAGAGTGTTGGGACTTGGAGGAAATGGTCGCTAGCTATATTCTTGTCACTTGGAATACTTTTTTCCATTTGGTTATTCTGTGACTTATACACCGACTTTAAGCAGACAAGAGAAGAAATGCTTACCAATATGTGTGATGAGCGTGCCCGTATGCTTCAAGATCAGTTTAATGTCAGCATGAACCATGTTCATGCTCTGGCTGTTCTTGTTTCTACATTTCACCATGGTAAACATCCATCTGCAATGGACCAG ACAATTTTTGGAGAATATACTGAGACTACTGCATTTGAGAGACCACTTACTAGTGGTGTTGCTTATGCTAAGAAAGTTCTCCACTCTGATAGGGTGGAGTTTGAGAAGCAGCACGGGTGGACTATTAAGAAAATGGAAACTGAGAATGAAGCACTAGTCCAAGATTGTATTCCAGAAAAATTGGATCCGGCGCCCATTCAGGATGAATATGCACCAGTGATTTTTGCTCAAGAAACGGTTTCTCATATTGTGTCTATTGACATGATGTCAGGGAAG GAGGACCGTGAGAATATCTTGCGAGCAAGGGCAACAGGAAAGGGGGTTCTGACATCCCCTTTTAAACTTCTAAAATCAAATCACCTTGGTGTTGTACTTACATTTGCTGTTTATAACAGCAATGTTCCTGCAGATGCTACACCAGAGCAGCGAATCGAAGCTACTGTGGG GTACCTGGGTGCATCATATGATGTTCGATCACTGGTGGACAAGCTTCTCCACCAACTTGCAAGCAAGCAAATAATTGTTGTAAATGTTTATGATACAACCAACGCATCTGCACCGATCACAATGTATGGTACTGATGTTGCTGATACTGGACTACTACGTATAAACAGTCTAGATTTTGGGGATCCACTTCGAAAACATGAAATGCACTGCAG gtTCAAGCAGAGGCCTCCTCTACCTTGGAAAGCAATCAATTACTCGGTTGGCATATTTCTCATCGTTTTGCTTATTGGTTATATATATTATGTAGCCATAAAACGAATAGAAAAGGTGGAGGATGACACTCAAAAAATGGAGGAGCTGAAAGTTCGTGCTGAAGCTGCAGATGTTGCAAAATCTCAG TTTCTTGCAACAGTTTCTCATGAGATCAGGACTCCAATGAATGGTGTTTTAG GTATGCTGCAAATGTTGATGGACACTGAACTTGATGAAAATCAGATGGATTATGCCCAAACTGCGCATAAGAGTGGTAAGGATCTTATATCAGTGATAAATGAGGTTCTTGATCAGGCTAAGATTGAGGCAGGCAAGCTTGAACTTGAAGCTGTAGCTTTTGATCCACATGCTATTCTAGAGGAAGTTCTATCACTTTTCTCGGGAAAAGCTAAAGAAAAAGGAATTgag TTGGCTGTTTATGCATCCAATGAAGTACCCAAAGTTGTCATTGGCGATCCTAAACGGTTCTGGCAAATAATTACCAATCTTGTTGGCAATTCACTCAAG TTCACTCATGATAAAGGACATGTGTTTGTCTCTGTTCATCTGGCAAATGAAGTGAAGAACCCACTTCATGGCATGGATGCAGTGCTGAGGGAAGGCTTAAAATTGGATCATGATTTGTCAGACAATACATATAATACATTAAGTGGGTTCGCTGTAGGAAACCGATGGAAAAGTTGGGCCAACtttaaaaagttaaatagtaTGGATTTGATGGAAGAGCCTGAATTGATTCAGTTACTAGTAACAGTTGAGGATACAGGTATAGGAATTCCTATTGATGCGCAAAGCCGTATATTCACACGTTTTATGCAGGCCGATAGTTCGACCTCTCGAACATATGGTGGAACTGGAATAGGACTGAGCATTAGTAAATGTCTTGTTGAGCTCATGGGAGGAGAAATTGGTTTTGTTAGTGAGCCTGGAACTGGCAGTACTTTTACATTTACTGCAACTTTCAGAAAAGGAGAAaccacatctttggatgcaaagtgGCAGAATTTCAGTACATTTGATTCACAGTTGCAAGGGTTGAGAGCATTAGTGGTAGATAGAAGAAAAATTCGAGCTGAGGTCACAAGATATTATCTACAGAGGTTGGGGATGTCGGTGGATGTTATGTCAAGTTTGAAATCTGCATGTTCTTGTCTAACTGGTTCTTGCAACATGAG AGTGTCGAAGCAGTTTGCGATGATTCTGATAGACAAGGATGCTTGGGATAAGGAAAGTAGCACCTTATACTCCatcaagaaacagaaaaagaatGGCATCAATGGAGACCGAATAAACTTTCCAAAAGTTTTTCTCCTGGCCACACACCTTAGCCCGAACGAATGTGATGAGCTCAAGACAAATGGTGTCATTGATGATATATTAATGAAGCCTTTTTGGCTCAGTGTTTTGGTTTGCTCCTATAGAGAATCCCTTGGAATTGAAAAAAGGCAAATAAATAGGAAGAAAGTATCCAAACTTGGGAATCTATTATTACAGAAAAGAATTTTGGTGGTTGATGATAATGCAGTGAACAGAAAAGTTGCAGAAGGTGTTTTACAGAAATATGGGGCAACAGTTACTTGTGTTGAGGGTGGCAGGGCTGCTCTACAGATGCTTAAGCCACCGCACAATTTTGATGCTTGTTTCATGGATCTCCAAATGCCAGAAATGGATGG TTTTGAAGTGACAAGGCAAATCCGCATCCTAGAGAACGACGTAAATGAGAAAATTGCATGTGGGGAAGCATCAGCTGAAATGTTTGGGGATATCTTTTACTGGCACATTCCAATACTAGCAATGACAGCTGATGTAACTCAGGCTTCAAATGAAGAGTGCAAAAAGTGTGGGATGGATGGCTATGTGTCAAAGCCGTTCGAGGAAGAGCAGCTCTACACGGCCATGGCGCGCTTCTTCAAGCCTAGTTCATAG
- the LOC112764052 gene encoding histidine kinase 2 isoform X2, protein MSVNKRISGSNGRLQPSMKSWKVNEPLNGSNSPHRTTWRRKPLLLLIVFGVIIASFGFFLSFKNSEYLMSKEKEAACEESSRILLQRYNISRKQLHALASLLSGSDQNMLQSWELHVSAIMDYTSSLNLVKEYWWVLVGIIISCNLSGFCLLRIQKQKLVEGHQVSHQKQLRDLSRNPLKSVGTWRKWSLAIFLSLGILFSIWLFCDLYTDFKQTREEMLTNMCDERARMLQDQFNVSMNHVHALAVLVSTFHHGKHPSAMDQTIFGEYTETTAFERPLTSGVAYAKKVLHSDRVEFEKQHGWTIKKMETENEALVQDCIPEKLDPAPIQDEYAPVIFAQETVSHIVSIDMMSGKEDRENILRARATGKGVLTSPFKLLKSNHLGVVLTFAVYNSNVPADATPEQRIEATVGYLGASYDVRSLVDKLLHQLASKQIIVVNVYDTTNASAPITMYGTDVADTGLLRINSLDFGDPLRKHEMHCRFKQRPPLPWKAINYSVGIFLIVLLIGYIYYVAIKRIEKVEDDTQKMEELKVRAEAADVAKSQFLATVSHEIRTPMNGVLGMLQMLMDTELDENQMDYAQTAHKSGKDLISVINEVLDQAKIEAGKLELEAVAFDPHAILEEVLSLFSGKAKEKGIELAVYASNEVPKVVIGDPKRFWQIITNLVGNSLKFTHDKGHVFVSVHLANEVKNPLHGMDAVLREGLKLDHDLSDNTYNTLSGFAVGNRWKSWANFKKLNSMDLMEEPELIQLLVTVEDTGIGIPIDAQSRIFTRFMQADSSTSRTYGGTGIGLSISKCLVELMGGEIGFVSEPGTGSTFTFTATFRKGETTSLDAKWQNFSTFDSQLQGLRALVVDRRKIRAEVTRYYLQRLGMSVDVMSSLKSACSCLTGSCNMRVSKQFAMILIDKDAWDKESSTLYSIKKQKKNGINGDRINFPKVFLLATHLSPNECDELKTNGVIDDILMKPFWLSVLVCSYRESLGIEKRQINRKKVSKLGNLLLQKRILVVDDNAVNRKVAEGVLQKYGATVTCVEGGRAALQMLKPPHNFDACFMDLQMPEMDGFEVTRQIRILENDVNEKIACGEASAEMFGDIFYWHIPILAMTADVTQASNEECKKCGMDGYVSKPFEEEQLYTAMARFFKPSS, encoded by the exons atgtCTGTGAATAAAagaatttcaggatcaaatgggaGGTTGCAACCAAGCATGAAGTCATGGAAGGTCAATGAGCCTCTAAATGGGTCTAATTCTCCTCATAGGACAACATGGAGGAGGAAGCCCTTGCTCCTTTTGATTGTTTTTGGTGTTATCATAGCAAGTTTCGGGTTTTTCTTGAGTTTCAAGAATAGTGAGTATTTGATGAGCAAGGAGAAAGAAGCTGCTTGTGAAGAGAGTTCAAGAATCTTGCTACAAAGATACAACATTAGCAGGAAGCAGCTTCATGCTTTGGCTTCCCTATTATCTGGATCAGATCAG AACATGTTGCAGTCATGGGAACTGCATGTCTCTGCAATTATGGACTATACAAGTTCATTAAATTTGGTTAAAGAGTACTGGTGGGTCCTTGTAGGAATTATAATATCATGCAATTTGTCTGGATTCTGTTTACTAAGAATTCAAAAGCAGAAGCTAGTTGAGGGACATCAAGTTAGTCATCAAAAGCAGCTGCGAGATTTATCCCGGAACCCTTTAAAGAGTGTTGGGACTTGGAGGAAATGGTCGCTAGCTATATTCTTGTCACTTGGAATACTTTTTTCCATTTGGTTATTCTGTGACTTATACACCGACTTTAAGCAGACAAGAGAAGAAATGCTTACCAATATGTGTGATGAGCGTGCCCGTATGCTTCAAGATCAGTTTAATGTCAGCATGAACCATGTTCATGCTCTGGCTGTTCTTGTTTCTACATTTCACCATGGTAAACATCCATCTGCAATGGACCAG ACAATTTTTGGAGAATATACTGAGACTACTGCATTTGAGAGACCACTTACTAGTGGTGTTGCTTATGCTAAGAAAGTTCTCCACTCTGATAGGGTGGAGTTTGAGAAGCAGCACGGGTGGACTATTAAGAAAATGGAAACTGAGAATGAAGCACTAGTCCAAGATTGTATTCCAGAAAAATTGGATCCGGCGCCCATTCAGGATGAATATGCACCAGTGATTTTTGCTCAAGAAACGGTTTCTCATATTGTGTCTATTGACATGATGTCAGGGAAG GAGGACCGTGAGAATATCTTGCGAGCAAGGGCAACAGGAAAGGGGGTTCTGACATCCCCTTTTAAACTTCTAAAATCAAATCACCTTGGTGTTGTACTTACATTTGCTGTTTATAACAGCAATGTTCCTGCAGATGCTACACCAGAGCAGCGAATCGAAGCTACTGTGGG GTACCTGGGTGCATCATATGATGTTCGATCACTGGTGGACAAGCTTCTCCACCAACTTGCAAGCAAGCAAATAATTGTTGTAAATGTTTATGATACAACCAACGCATCTGCACCGATCACAATGTATGGTACTGATGTTGCTGATACTGGACTACTACGTATAAACAGTCTAGATTTTGGGGATCCACTTCGAAAACATGAAATGCACTGCAG gtTCAAGCAGAGGCCTCCTCTACCTTGGAAAGCAATCAATTACTCGGTTGGCATATTTCTCATCGTTTTGCTTATTGGTTATATATATTATGTAGCCATAAAACGAATAGAAAAGGTGGAGGATGACACTCAAAAAATGGAGGAGCTGAAAGTTCGTGCTGAAGCTGCAGATGTTGCAAAATCTCAG TTTCTTGCAACAGTTTCTCATGAGATCAGGACTCCAATGAATGGTGTTTTAG GTATGCTGCAAATGTTGATGGACACTGAACTTGATGAAAATCAGATGGATTATGCCCAAACTGCGCATAAGAGTGGTAAGGATCTTATATCAGTGATAAATGAGGTTCTTGATCAGGCTAAGATTGAGGCAGGCAAGCTTGAACTTGAAGCTGTAGCTTTTGATCCACATGCTATTCTAGAGGAAGTTCTATCACTTTTCTCGGGAAAAGCTAAAGAAAAAGGAATTgag TTGGCTGTTTATGCATCCAATGAAGTACCCAAAGTTGTCATTGGCGATCCTAAACGGTTCTGGCAAATAATTACCAATCTTGTTGGCAATTCACTCAAG TTCACTCATGATAAAGGACATGTGTTTGTCTCTGTTCATCTGGCAAATGAAGTGAAGAACCCACTTCATGGCATGGATGCAGTGCTGAGGGAAGGCTTAAAATTGGATCATGATTTGTCAGACAATACATATAATACATTAAGTGGGTTCGCTGTAGGAAACCGATGGAAAAGTTGGGCCAACtttaaaaagttaaatagtaTGGATTTGATGGAAGAGCCTGAATTGATTCAGTTACTAGTAACAGTTGAGGATACAGGTATAGGAATTCCTATTGATGCGCAAAGCCGTATATTCACACGTTTTATGCAGGCCGATAGTTCGACCTCTCGAACATATGGTGGAACTGGAATAGGACTGAGCATTAGTAAATGTCTTGTTGAGCTCATGGGAGGAGAAATTGGTTTTGTTAGTGAGCCTGGAACTGGCAGTACTTTTACATTTACTGCAACTTTCAGAAAAGGAGAAaccacatctttggatgcaaagtgGCAGAATTTCAGTACATTTGATTCACAGTTGCAAGGGTTGAGAGCATTAGTGGTAGATAGAAGAAAAATTCGAGCTGAGGTCACAAGATATTATCTACAGAGGTTGGGGATGTCGGTGGATGTTATGTCAAGTTTGAAATCTGCATGTTCTTGTCTAACTGGTTCTTGCAACATGAG AGTGTCGAAGCAGTTTGCGATGATTCTGATAGACAAGGATGCTTGGGATAAGGAAAGTAGCACCTTATACTCCatcaagaaacagaaaaagaatGGCATCAATGGAGACCGAATAAACTTTCCAAAAGTTTTTCTCCTGGCCACACACCTTAGCCCGAACGAATGTGATGAGCTCAAGACAAATGGTGTCATTGATGATATATTAATGAAGCCTTTTTGGCTCAGTGTTTTGGTTTGCTCCTATAGAGAATCCCTTGGAATTGAAAAAAGGCAAATAAATAGGAAGAAAGTATCCAAACTTGGGAATCTATTATTACAGAAAAGAATTTTGGTGGTTGATGATAATGCAGTGAACAGAAAAGTTGCAGAAGGTGTTTTACAGAAATATGGGGCAACAGTTACTTGTGTTGAGGGTGGCAGGGCTGCTCTACAGATGCTTAAGCCACCGCACAATTTTGATGCTTGTTTCATGGATCTCCAAATGCCAGAAATGGATGG TTTTGAAGTGACAAGGCAAATCCGCATCCTAGAGAACGACGTAAATGAGAAAATTGCATGTGGGGAAGCATCAGCTGAAATGTTTGGGGATATCTTTTACTGGCACATTCCAATACTAGCAATGACAGCTGATGTAACTCAGGCTTCAAATGAAGAGTGCAAAAAGTGTGGGATGGATGGCTATGTGTCAAAGCCGTTCGAGGAAGAGCAGCTCTACACGGCCATGGCGCGCTTCTTCAAGCCTAGTTCATAG